From a single Pseudomonas serboccidentalis genomic region:
- the hldE gene encoding bifunctional D-glycero-beta-D-manno-heptose-7-phosphate kinase/D-glycero-beta-D-manno-heptose 1-phosphate adenylyltransferase HldE, whose product MKLSMPRFDQAPVLVVGDVMLDRYWHGGTSRISPEAPVPVVKVEQIEDRPGGAANVALNIAALGAPASLVGVTGDDEAADSLSNSLKGAGVRALFQRIAHQPTIVKLRVMSRHQQLLRIDFEEPFATDALALVSQVDELLEGIKVLVLSDYGKGALKNHQALIQAARAKGIPVLADPKGKDFSIYRGASLITPNLSEFEAIVGGCADEHELVSKGAALMHDLELGALLVTRGEHGMTLLRPEHPALHLPARAREVFDVTGAGDTVISTLAAAIAAGEELPHAVALANLAAGIVVGKLGTAAISAPELRRAIQREEGSERGVLGLEQLVLAVADARAHNERIVFTNGCFDILHAGHVTYLEQARAQGDRLIVAINDDASVSRLKGPGRPINSVDRRMAVLAGLGAVDWVISFPEGTPENLLREVKPDVLVKGGDYGIDQVVGADIVKAYGGTVKVLGLVENSSTTAIVEKIRGH is encoded by the coding sequence ATGAAGTTGTCCATGCCGCGATTCGATCAAGCCCCAGTCTTGGTGGTCGGCGATGTCATGCTCGACCGTTACTGGCATGGTGGAACCTCACGGATTTCCCCTGAGGCACCGGTTCCGGTCGTAAAGGTCGAGCAAATCGAGGACCGCCCGGGCGGTGCTGCCAACGTTGCCCTGAACATTGCCGCGCTGGGTGCGCCGGCGTCGCTGGTCGGTGTGACCGGTGATGACGAAGCCGCCGACAGCCTGAGCAACAGTCTCAAGGGCGCGGGCGTGCGCGCGCTGTTCCAGCGCATTGCGCATCAGCCGACCATCGTCAAACTGCGGGTCATGAGCCGGCACCAGCAATTGCTGCGTATCGACTTTGAAGAGCCGTTTGCCACCGATGCCCTGGCCCTGGTCTCGCAGGTCGATGAGCTGCTGGAAGGCATCAAGGTGCTGGTGCTGTCCGACTACGGCAAAGGCGCGCTGAAAAACCATCAGGCCTTGATTCAGGCAGCCCGGGCCAAAGGCATTCCGGTGCTGGCCGATCCCAAGGGCAAGGATTTCTCGATCTACCGTGGCGCCAGCCTGATCACGCCGAACCTCAGCGAATTCGAAGCCATCGTCGGCGGCTGCGCCGATGAGCACGAGCTGGTGAGCAAGGGCGCTGCGCTGATGCACGATCTCGAACTCGGCGCGCTGCTGGTGACCCGTGGCGAACACGGCATGACCCTGTTGCGTCCGGAGCATCCGGCGCTGCACCTGCCGGCCCGTGCCCGTGAAGTGTTCGACGTGACCGGTGCCGGCGACACGGTGATTTCCACGCTGGCGGCCGCAATTGCTGCCGGTGAAGAGTTGCCGCACGCCGTGGCGCTGGCCAACCTCGCTGCCGGCATCGTGGTCGGCAAGCTCGGTACTGCTGCGATCAGCGCTCCGGAACTGCGTCGTGCGATCCAGCGCGAAGAAGGCTCGGAACGTGGCGTTCTGGGGCTCGAGCAACTGGTACTGGCGGTCGCCGATGCCCGCGCGCATAACGAGCGCATCGTCTTCACCAATGGCTGTTTCGACATTCTGCATGCCGGTCACGTGACCTACCTCGAGCAGGCGCGCGCCCAGGGCGACCGTCTGATCGTGGCGATCAACGATGACGCCTCTGTCAGCCGCCTGAAAGGACCGGGACGTCCAATCAACAGTGTCGACCGACGCATGGCGGTCCTCGCCGGCCTCGGTGCGGTGGACTGGGTGATCAGCTTCCCGGAGGGTACCCCGGAAAACCTGCTGCGCGAGGTCAAACCGGACGTGCTGGTCAAGGGCGGTGATTACGGCATCGACCAGGTAGTCGGCGCGGACATCGTCAAGGCTTACGGCGGCACGGTGAAAGTGCTGGGGCTGGTGGAAAACAGCTCGACGACGGCGATCGTGGAGAAAATCCGCGGTCACTGA
- a CDS encoding metal ABC transporter ATPase produces the protein MPRTLIRKNPSNFKTLPLFVEATPEGLTYQSVGMPLNFAQTLQRRKPVSVADAERFALELANLGVSVRLTLHWQNRDYWVLVRQRRQDRGDVVLKLISGYVPAHELNIPLHTAIQEIAEECLLETPEGWLGGRFNDTWLPAPYSSALHYREALPFRLTPLSGSARPVRCANLQLLERPRAYVHLPTASLQLIYDLRLEVPKEAKSLSLFHVDERLEGDQLVARLDRKRPDLYLMPLQDGEPLAELYTLKKGQLYPAGTRGLYLAESFAKQDGWLVREERIRWKDWLRQQGLTPPEKPTGLARLRGKAKQLLKKIVPRKKVSS, from the coding sequence ATGCCGCGCACGCTCATCAGAAAGAACCCGAGCAACTTCAAGACTCTGCCGCTGTTCGTCGAAGCCACGCCCGAAGGTCTGACCTATCAGAGCGTGGGCATGCCGCTGAACTTCGCCCAGACCCTGCAGCGACGCAAACCGGTGAGCGTGGCGGATGCCGAGCGTTTCGCGCTGGAGCTGGCTAACCTCGGAGTCTCGGTGCGCCTGACCCTGCATTGGCAGAATCGCGACTACTGGGTGCTGGTGCGCCAACGCCGCCAGGATCGCGGTGACGTGGTGCTCAAGCTGATTTCCGGTTACGTGCCGGCCCATGAGCTGAATATCCCGCTGCACACCGCGATTCAGGAGATTGCCGAAGAGTGCCTGCTGGAAACCCCGGAAGGCTGGCTCGGCGGGCGTTTCAACGACACCTGGCTGCCCGCGCCCTACTCGTCCGCCCTGCATTATCGCGAGGCGCTGCCGTTTCGCCTGACGCCGTTGTCCGGCTCGGCGCGGCCGGTGCGCTGCGCCAATCTGCAATTGCTCGAACGGCCACGGGCCTATGTGCATTTGCCCACCGCGTCGCTGCAACTGATCTACGACCTGCGCCTGGAAGTGCCCAAGGAAGCCAAATCCCTGAGTCTGTTCCATGTCGATGAGCGGCTGGAGGGTGATCAACTGGTGGCGCGCCTGGATCGCAAACGCCCGGACCTGTACCTGATGCCGTTGCAGGATGGCGAGCCACTGGCCGAGCTGTATACCTTGAAGAAAGGGCAGCTGTATCCAGCAGGCACACGCGGCTTGTATCTGGCAGAAAGCTTTGCCAAACAGGATGGCTGGCTGGTGCGGGAGGAGCGGATTCGCTGGAAGGACTGGCTGCGCCAGCAAGGCCTGACGCCACCGGAGAAGCCCACGGGACTGGCGCGGTTGCGCGGCAAGGCCAAGCAACTGCTGAAGAAGATCGTACCGCGCAAGAAAGTCAGTTCCTGA
- a CDS encoding aldo/keto reductase, whose product MSVATLHELHRPLGSTGLLVSPLGLGTVKLGRDQGVKYPNGFQIPDDDAARMLLKQAQGLGINLIDTAPAYGRSEERLGPLLRGQRQDWVIVSKVGEEFADGLSRHDFSAAHTRMSVERSLQRLETDFIDLVLVHSDGNDLAILEHEEVYATLAVLKAEGKIRGFGFSGKTVEGGLKALEQGDCAMVTYNLNEQSEKAVIDYAAAHGKAILVKKALASGHVCLSPGVDPVRASFELLFQQPGVASAIVGTINPLHLAHNVATVAQVLRGH is encoded by the coding sequence ATGAGCGTAGCGACCCTGCACGAACTGCATCGCCCGTTGGGCAGCACCGGTTTGCTGGTGTCCCCGCTGGGCCTGGGCACGGTCAAGCTCGGCCGCGACCAGGGCGTGAAATACCCCAACGGTTTTCAGATCCCTGACGATGACGCGGCGCGCATGTTGCTCAAACAGGCGCAGGGGCTGGGCATCAACCTGATCGACACCGCCCCGGCCTATGGCCGCAGCGAAGAACGCCTCGGCCCGCTGCTGCGCGGCCAGCGTCAGGACTGGGTGATCGTCAGCAAGGTCGGTGAAGAGTTTGCCGACGGCCTGTCGCGCCATGACTTCAGCGCCGCGCATACGCGGATGTCGGTCGAGCGCAGCCTGCAACGTCTTGAAACCGACTTTATCGACCTGGTGCTGGTGCACTCCGACGGCAACGACCTGGCGATCCTTGAGCACGAGGAAGTCTATGCCACCCTCGCCGTGCTCAAGGCCGAGGGCAAGATTCGTGGCTTCGGCTTCTCCGGCAAAACTGTCGAAGGCGGCTTGAAAGCGTTGGAGCAAGGGGACTGCGCGATGGTCACCTACAATCTGAACGAACAGAGCGAGAAGGCAGTCATTGACTATGCTGCTGCCCACGGCAAAGCCATTCTGGTGAAAAAAGCCCTGGCCAGCGGCCATGTGTGCCTGAGCCCCGGCGTGGACCCGGTGCGCGCCAGCTTCGAGTTGTTGTTCCAACAGCCCGGCGTCGCCAGTGCTATTGTCGGGACGATCAATCCGCTGCACCTCGCCCATAACGTTGCGACCGTTGCCCAGGTCCTTCGTGGTCACTGA
- a CDS encoding NAD(P)/FAD-dependent oxidoreductase, which produces MPSVISTDVLIVGAGVAGLWLNARLRRQGFSTVLVESASLGGGQSVKSQGIIHGGAKYALHGALTGASEAIADMPRRWREALAGNGELDLTGVRLLSEAHYLWSPGTLAGNLTSFFASKAVRGRVDQVKGDQLPPALQDKRFKGKVYRLAELVVDVPSLIQRLADLAGDGLLAGQTIEPLLEAGVLVGLKVDGREIRAQRIVLSAGAGTAQLLEDLGLSQPAMQRRPLHMIIAKGPGLKPLYAHCLGGGTKPRITVTTHPAADGQWVWYLGGDIAESEGVNREPAEQIATAQKEIAQLLPWIDLSTTQWATLRVDRAEPLQTGLTRPDNAFLAEFGRLLVGWPTKLALAPDFADRVIASLERDGIQPQAAEPLPALPKPPMGVPAWEQLLP; this is translated from the coding sequence ATGCCATCCGTTATTTCCACCGACGTTCTGATTGTCGGCGCTGGTGTCGCCGGCCTCTGGCTGAACGCGCGTCTGCGCCGTCAGGGTTTTTCGACCGTGCTAGTGGAAAGCGCCAGCCTCGGCGGCGGGCAGAGTGTGAAGTCCCAGGGCATCATCCACGGCGGCGCCAAGTACGCGCTGCACGGCGCGCTGACCGGCGCCTCGGAAGCCATCGCCGACATGCCGCGCCGCTGGCGCGAAGCGCTGGCTGGCAACGGCGAGTTGGACCTGACCGGCGTACGCCTGTTGTCCGAAGCGCATTACCTGTGGTCGCCCGGCACCCTGGCCGGCAATCTCACCAGTTTCTTCGCCAGCAAAGCCGTGCGCGGCCGGGTCGATCAGGTCAAGGGCGATCAACTGCCGCCCGCGCTGCAAGACAAACGCTTCAAAGGCAAGGTCTACCGCCTGGCTGAACTGGTGGTCGATGTGCCGAGCCTGATCCAGCGCCTGGCCGATCTGGCCGGTGACGGTCTGCTCGCCGGGCAAACCATCGAGCCATTGCTGGAAGCAGGCGTGCTGGTCGGCCTGAAAGTCGACGGCCGCGAGATTCGTGCTCAACGCATCGTCCTCAGCGCCGGGGCCGGTACCGCCCAGTTGCTGGAAGACCTGGGCCTGAGCCAACCGGCCATGCAACGTCGGCCGCTGCACATGATCATCGCCAAAGGCCCGGGCCTGAAGCCGCTCTACGCTCACTGCCTGGGCGGCGGCACCAAACCGCGCATCACCGTGACCACGCACCCGGCCGCCGACGGTCAGTGGGTCTGGTATTTGGGTGGTGACATCGCCGAAAGCGAGGGCGTGAACCGCGAGCCGGCGGAGCAGATTGCCACGGCGCAAAAGGAAATCGCTCAGTTGTTGCCGTGGATCGACCTCAGCACTACGCAATGGGCGACCTTGCGTGTGGATCGCGCCGAACCGCTGCAAACCGGCCTGACCCGTCCGGACAATGCGTTCCTCGCCGAGTTTGGTCGCCTGCTGGTGGGCTGGCCGACCAAACTCGCGCTGGCGCCGGACTTCGCCGACCGGGTCATCGCCTCGCTGGAGCGCGACGGCATTCAGCCGCAAGCCGCCGAGCCACTGCCGGCGCTGCCGAAACCACCGATGGGCGTACCGGCCTGGGAGCAACTGTTGCCATGA
- a CDS encoding DMT family transporter: MNAYAFLAIAICAEVIATVSMKAVKGLSTPLPLILVIVGYGIAFWMLTLVVRTVPVGVAYAVWAGMGIVMVSVAALFIYGQKLDVPAMLGMALIVLGVVVIQLFSKTAGH; this comes from the coding sequence ATGAACGCCTACGCCTTTCTGGCTATCGCCATCTGCGCCGAAGTGATTGCCACCGTTTCGATGAAAGCGGTCAAAGGCTTGAGCACCCCGCTGCCACTGATCCTGGTCATCGTCGGCTACGGGATCGCCTTCTGGATGCTGACCCTGGTGGTGCGCACCGTGCCGGTGGGCGTCGCCTACGCCGTGTGGGCGGGCATGGGTATTGTGATGGTCAGCGTCGCGGCGCTGTTCATTTACGGGCAAAAGCTGGACGTGCCGGCGATGCTCGGGATGGCGCTGATCGTGCTTGGCGTCGTCGTGATCCAGCTGTTCTCGAAAACTGCCGGGCATTAA
- a CDS encoding LysR family transcriptional regulator: MNTQWNLEQLRAFVSVAEHRSFSAVARQQRKAQSAISSAIAMLEDDLGVSLFERSSGRQPRLTEAGEALLEEAREVLRQCERLNGRAMAMMRGQEAQLRVAQDEAMPYQALVESFDALAEQFPSLEVQLTSAAQGEVARKLVERRADLGLLFYHDEIPEALERRVLGRVEMVTVCGINHPLATQAYVTCQQLAQHRQLLMSTQTSVYPGNEPASPQVWRADSFYVMAEWLVRDLGWAWLPRHVVQYSAYQGLMVELDSEWTPPALVVELVWRRDEPLGPAARWLAERFAVHLRAIGDKSR; this comes from the coding sequence ATGAATACCCAGTGGAACCTGGAACAACTGCGCGCCTTCGTCAGCGTCGCCGAACACCGCTCTTTTTCCGCCGTGGCGCGCCAGCAGCGCAAGGCGCAGTCGGCGATCAGCAGCGCCATTGCCATGCTTGAAGATGACCTTGGCGTCAGCCTGTTCGAACGTAGCAGTGGTCGCCAACCCAGGCTCACCGAAGCGGGCGAAGCGCTGCTCGAAGAGGCCCGGGAAGTGCTGCGTCAATGCGAACGCCTGAACGGTCGGGCGATGGCGATGATGCGCGGCCAGGAAGCGCAGTTGCGCGTGGCGCAGGACGAAGCGATGCCTTATCAGGCTCTGGTGGAAAGTTTCGACGCCCTGGCCGAGCAATTTCCCAGCCTCGAAGTGCAACTGACCAGTGCCGCCCAGGGTGAAGTGGCGCGCAAACTGGTGGAGCGTCGTGCCGATCTTGGCTTGCTGTTCTATCACGATGAAATCCCTGAAGCACTGGAGCGTCGAGTACTGGGCCGGGTGGAAATGGTCACCGTCTGCGGGATCAATCATCCGCTGGCGACGCAGGCCTACGTCACCTGCCAGCAACTGGCGCAACACCGGCAGCTGTTGATGTCGACGCAAACCAGCGTCTATCCCGGCAACGAGCCGGCCAGCCCGCAGGTGTGGCGTGCCGACAGTTTCTACGTGATGGCCGAATGGCTGGTGCGCGATCTTGGCTGGGCGTGGTTGCCCCGGCATGTGGTGCAGTATTCGGCTTATCAGGGGCTGATGGTGGAACTGGACAGCGAATGGACGCCGCCGGCGCTGGTGGTGGAACTGGTCTGGCGCCGGGATGAGCCTTTGGGGCCTGCCGCGCGCTGGCTGGCCGAACGTTTTGCCGTGCACTTGCGGGCGATTGGCGACAAAAGTCGATAA
- the waaA gene encoding lipid IV(A) 3-deoxy-D-manno-octulosonic acid transferase, with amino-acid sequence MNRTLYTALFYLGLPLVAIRLWLRSRKAPAYAKRIGERFSYAMPSLQPGGIWVHAVSVGESIAAAPMIRALLQRYPQLPITVTCMTPTGSERIQALFANEPRIQHCYLPYDLPCAAARFLDRVQPKLAVIMETELWPNHIHQCAKRGIPVALANGRLSERSARGYGRFSKLTAPMLAEMSFFAVQTEAEAQRFRDLGARPETVEVTGSIKFDLTIDPQLLQRANELRGQWQALERPVWIAASTHEGEDEVVLDAHRRLLANYPNALLILVPRHPERFNTVFELCQREGFATVRRSTGVSVEADTSVLLGDTMGELLFLYALADSAFVGGSLVPSGGHNLLEPAALAKPVLSGPHLFNFLDIAAQLREAGALAEVDDAEGLAVEVQRLFELPRDAQRMAEAGLAVMRRNQGALQRLLDGLGRLIK; translated from the coding sequence ATGAATAGAACTCTCTACACCGCGCTGTTTTACCTGGGGCTGCCATTGGTGGCGATTCGGCTGTGGCTGCGCTCGCGCAAGGCTCCGGCGTATGCCAAGCGGATTGGCGAGCGCTTCTCCTACGCAATGCCGTCATTGCAACCCGGCGGGATCTGGGTGCACGCGGTGTCGGTGGGCGAAAGCATCGCCGCCGCGCCGATGATCCGCGCCTTGCTGCAACGTTATCCACAGCTGCCGATCACCGTGACCTGCATGACCCCGACCGGTTCGGAGCGGATTCAGGCGCTGTTCGCCAACGAGCCGCGCATCCAGCATTGTTATCTGCCGTACGACTTGCCATGTGCGGCGGCGCGCTTCCTTGATCGGGTGCAGCCGAAACTCGCGGTGATCATGGAAACCGAACTGTGGCCCAACCACATTCACCAGTGTGCCAAACGCGGGATTCCGGTGGCGCTGGCCAACGGGCGACTGTCCGAGCGTTCAGCCCGAGGTTATGGCCGCTTCAGCAAGCTGACCGCGCCGATGCTCGCTGAAATGAGTTTTTTCGCGGTGCAGACCGAGGCCGAAGCCCAGCGTTTCCGCGATCTGGGCGCGCGTCCGGAGACGGTCGAGGTCACTGGCTCGATCAAGTTCGACCTGACCATCGACCCGCAACTGCTGCAACGCGCCAACGAACTGCGCGGCCAATGGCAGGCGCTGGAGCGACCGGTGTGGATCGCCGCCAGCACCCACGAAGGCGAAGACGAAGTGGTGCTCGACGCCCATCGTCGCCTGCTGGCGAATTACCCGAATGCGCTGCTGATTCTGGTGCCGCGCCATCCCGAGCGTTTCAATACGGTGTTCGAACTGTGCCAGCGTGAAGGCTTTGCCACGGTGCGCCGTTCAACCGGTGTCAGCGTCGAGGCGGACACCTCGGTGCTGCTCGGCGACACCATGGGCGAGCTGCTGTTTCTCTATGCGCTGGCCGACAGCGCTTTTGTCGGTGGCAGCCTGGTACCGAGCGGCGGGCATAACCTGCTGGAGCCGGCGGCCCTGGCCAAGCCGGTGCTCAGCGGCCCGCATCTGTTCAACTTCCTCGACATCGCCGCGCAGTTGCGCGAAGCCGGTGCGCTGGCCGAAGTGGATGATGCCGAAGGGCTGGCGGTGGAGGTACAACGGCTGTTCGAATTGCCGCGTGATGCGCAGCGCATGGCCGAGGCCGGGCTGGCGGTGATGCGCCGCAATCAGGGCGCATTGCAGCGGTTGCTGGATGGCTTGGGCCGGCTGATCAAATAA
- a CDS encoding TolC family outer membrane protein, whose protein sequence is MLRKLSLALAVSCASNAMAWAAEAPLSTKTDLVSVYQEAVDNNADLAAARAQYGAQKEVVPQARAGLLPNLSGGAEVADVRTSIDQPSAIANRSAHSYQATLAQPLFRADRWFQYQAAKDVNEQAALQLSATEQNLILQSAESYFNVLRSQDNLASTKAEEAAFKRQLDQSNERFDVGLSDKTDVLQSQASYDTARANRIVAQRQVDDAFEALITLTNRQYNSIQGIVHTLPILPPAPNDAKAWVDTAAKQNLNLLASNFAVSSAEQTLKQRKAGHLPTLDAVAKYEKGDNDALGFANPNAFGTPYSGNVEQSTLGLQLNIPIYSGGLTSSQVRQSYAQLDQSEQQRESLRRQIVENTRNLHRAVNTDVEQVQARRQSIISNQSAVEATEIGYQVGTRNIVDVLDAQRQLYTSVRNYNNTRYDYILDNLRLKQAAGTLNPGDLQDLSRYLKADYNPDKDFLPPDLAKAAEAQLKARP, encoded by the coding sequence ATGCTGCGCAAACTTTCACTGGCTCTTGCCGTGTCTTGTGCGTCCAACGCAATGGCCTGGGCAGCAGAAGCGCCCTTGTCGACCAAGACCGATCTGGTCAGCGTCTATCAGGAAGCGGTCGACAACAACGCCGATCTGGCCGCCGCCCGCGCTCAGTACGGCGCCCAGAAAGAAGTGGTGCCGCAGGCTCGCGCAGGGTTGCTGCCTAACCTCTCCGGCGGCGCTGAAGTCGCGGACGTGCGCACCTCGATCGACCAGCCTTCCGCCATTGCCAATCGCAGCGCGCATTCCTATCAGGCGACTCTGGCTCAGCCATTGTTCCGCGCCGACCGCTGGTTCCAGTACCAGGCTGCCAAGGACGTCAACGAGCAGGCCGCGCTGCAACTGTCGGCCACCGAGCAGAACCTGATCCTGCAATCGGCCGAAAGCTATTTCAACGTGCTGCGCAGTCAGGACAACCTGGCCTCGACCAAGGCTGAAGAAGCCGCGTTCAAGCGTCAGCTCGACCAGTCCAACGAACGCTTCGACGTCGGCCTGTCGGACAAGACCGACGTGCTGCAATCGCAAGCCAGTTACGACACCGCACGCGCCAACCGCATCGTTGCCCAGCGTCAGGTCGATGATGCGTTCGAAGCGCTGATCACCCTGACCAACCGTCAGTACAACTCGATTCAGGGCATCGTGCACACGCTGCCGATCCTGCCGCCGGCGCCGAACGACGCCAAGGCCTGGGTCGACACTGCCGCCAAACAGAACCTCAATCTGCTGGCGAGCAACTTCGCGGTCAGCTCCGCCGAACAGACCCTCAAGCAGCGCAAGGCCGGCCACTTGCCGACCCTCGATGCCGTGGCCAAATACGAAAAGGGTGACAACGACGCCCTCGGTTTCGCCAACCCTAACGCCTTCGGTACCCCATACAGTGGCAACGTCGAGCAAAGCACGTTGGGCTTGCAACTGAACATCCCGATTTACAGCGGCGGGCTGACCAGCTCGCAAGTGCGCCAATCGTATGCGCAACTGGATCAGAGCGAGCAACAGCGCGAATCCCTGCGCCGGCAGATCGTCGAAAACACCCGCAATCTGCACCGCGCGGTAAACACCGATGTCGAGCAGGTGCAGGCGCGCCGCCAGTCGATCATCTCCAACCAGAGCGCGGTGGAAGCCACGGAAATCGGCTATCAGGTGGGAACGCGCAACATCGTCGACGTGCTCGACGCCCAGCGCCAGCTGTACACCTCGGTGCGCAACTACAACAACACCCGCTACGACTACATCCTCGACAACCTGCGCCTGAAGCAGGCGGCGGGGACGTTGAACCCGGGTGACTTGCAGGACCTGAGCCGCTATCTGAAAGCCGACTACAACCCGGACAAGGACTTCCTGCCGCCGGACCTGGCCAAGGCTGCGGAAGCACAGCTCAAGGCCCGACCTTAA
- the thiC gene encoding phosphomethylpyrimidine synthase ThiC, translating to MTTKSKNAINLSDSAKVDEQSVQPFTRSQKVYVQGSRPDIRVPMREITLDVTPTDFGGEINAPVTVYDTSGPYTDPNVVIDVRKGLGDVRSAWIDDRGDTERLPGLSSNFGQERLADPELTKLRFAHVNNPRRAKAGANVSQMHYARKGIITAEMEYVAIRENMKLQEARAAGLLDQQHAGHSFGASIPKEITAEFVREEIARGRAIIPANINHVELEPMIIGRNFLVKINGNIGNSALGSSIEEEVAKLTWGIRWGSDTVMDLSTGKHIHETREWIIRNSPVPIGTVPIYQALEKVNGVAEDLTWELFRDTLIEQAEQGVDYFTIHAGVLLRYVPLTAKRVTGIVSRGGSIMAKWCLAHHKENFLYTHFDEICEIMKAYDVSFSLGDGLRPGSIADANDEAQFGELETLGELTKIAWKHDVQCMIEGPGHVPMQLIKENMDKQLECCDEAPFYTLGPLTTDIAPGYDHITSGIGAAMIGWFGCAMLCYVTPKEHLGLPNKDDVKTGIITYKIAAHAADLAKGHPGAQIRDNALSKARFEFRWEDQFNLGLDPDTARSYHDETLPKDSAKVAHFCSMCGPKFCSMKITQEVREYAANQRIDAVDVDVAQGLAEQAERFKKEGSQLYKKV from the coding sequence ATGACTACAAAATCAAAAAACGCGATCAACCTGAGTGACTCGGCCAAGGTCGATGAGCAGTCGGTTCAACCGTTCACCCGTTCGCAAAAAGTCTACGTTCAGGGCTCGCGCCCGGACATCCGCGTGCCAATGCGCGAAATCACCCTGGATGTGACCCCGACCGACTTCGGCGGCGAGATCAACGCGCCGGTCACCGTCTACGACACCTCGGGCCCGTACACCGATCCGAACGTGGTGATCGACGTGCGCAAAGGTCTGGGCGATGTGCGTTCGGCGTGGATCGACGACCGTGGCGACACCGAGCGTCTGCCGGGCCTGAGCTCCAACTTCGGCCAGGAACGTCTCGCCGATCCGGAGCTGACCAAGCTGCGTTTCGCCCACGTCAACAACCCGCGCCGTGCCAAGGCCGGGGCCAACGTCAGCCAGATGCACTACGCGCGCAAAGGCATCATCACCGCCGAGATGGAATACGTCGCCATCCGCGAAAACATGAAACTGCAAGAAGCCCGCGCCGCCGGCCTGCTGGACCAGCAACACGCCGGCCACAGCTTCGGCGCGAGCATCCCGAAAGAAATCACCGCTGAATTCGTCCGCGAAGAAATCGCCCGTGGCCGTGCGATCATTCCGGCCAACATCAACCACGTCGAACTGGAACCGATGATTATCGGCCGTAACTTCCTGGTGAAGATCAACGGCAACATCGGCAACAGCGCCCTGGGCTCGTCCATCGAAGAAGAAGTGGCGAAACTGACCTGGGGCATTCGCTGGGGTTCGGACACCGTGATGGACTTGTCCACCGGCAAACACATCCACGAAACCCGCGAGTGGATCATCCGCAACTCGCCGGTGCCGATCGGTACCGTGCCGATCTATCAGGCGCTGGAGAAGGTCAATGGCGTCGCTGAAGACCTGACCTGGGAGCTGTTCCGCGACACGCTGATCGAGCAGGCCGAGCAGGGCGTCGACTACTTCACCATCCACGCCGGCGTGCTGCTGCGCTACGTGCCGCTGACCGCCAAACGCGTGACCGGCATTGTGTCCCGTGGCGGTTCGATCATGGCCAAGTGGTGCCTGGCGCACCACAAAGAGAACTTCCTCTACACCCACTTCGACGAAATCTGCGAAATCATGAAGGCCTACGACGTCAGCTTCTCGCTGGGCGATGGCCTGCGTCCGGGCTCGATTGCCGACGCCAACGACGAAGCGCAGTTCGGCGAACTGGAAACCCTCGGCGAGCTGACCAAGATCGCCTGGAAGCACGATGTGCAGTGCATGATCGAAGGCCCGGGCCACGTGCCGATGCAGTTGATCAAAGAAAACATGGACAAGCAGTTGGAGTGCTGCGACGAGGCGCCGTTCTACACCCTCGGCCCGCTGACCACCGACATCGCGCCGGGTTACGACCACATCACCTCGGGTATCGGTGCGGCAATGATCGGCTGGTTCGGTTGCGCGATGCTTTGCTACGTGACGCCGAAGGAGCACTTGGGTCTGCCGAACAAGGATGACGTGAAGACCGGGATCATCACCTACAAGATTGCTGCCCACGCAGCGGACCTTGCGAAGGGCCATCCGGGCGCACAGATTCGCGACAACGCCTTGAGCAAGGCGCGGTTCGAATTCCGTTGGGAAGACCAGTTCAACCTCGGTCTCGATCCGGACACCGCGCGTTCCTATCACGACGAAACCCTGCCGAAGGACTCGGCCAAGGTCGCGCACTTCTGTTCGATGTGCGGGCCGAAATTCTGCTCGATGAAGATCACTCAGGAAGTCCGCGAATACGCGGCCAACCAGCGGATCGACGCGGTCGACGTGGACGTCGCCCAAGGCCTGGCGGAACAGGCCGAGCGGTTCAAGAAGGAAGGCAGTCAGCTGTACAAAAAAGTCTGA